A single window of Streptomyces cathayae DNA harbors:
- a CDS encoding GTP-binding protein has protein sequence MDLKGFEQAGRHTAGDTRSVKVMIAGGFGTGKTTMVRSVSDIKPLTTEETLTQASAAVDRLIGVADKAETTVSLDFGKIGINDSLVLYLFGTPGQERFWFLWNGLFKGALGAVVLVDTRRLASSFRAIEEMERQQVPFVIALNVFPDSQHYPVDEIRDALDIPEHIPVVAFDARDRAASRDVLVTLIHHLRERSAVAVESR, from the coding sequence GTGGACTTGAAAGGCTTTGAGCAAGCCGGCCGGCATACGGCCGGGGACACCCGCTCGGTGAAGGTGATGATCGCCGGCGGCTTCGGTACCGGAAAGACCACGATGGTCCGGTCGGTCAGCGACATCAAGCCGCTCACCACCGAGGAGACCCTCACCCAGGCCAGCGCCGCCGTCGACCGGCTCATCGGTGTCGCCGACAAGGCGGAGACCACCGTCAGCCTGGACTTCGGCAAGATCGGCATCAACGACAGCCTGGTCCTGTACCTGTTCGGCACGCCGGGCCAGGAGCGGTTCTGGTTCCTGTGGAACGGTCTGTTCAAGGGCGCGCTCGGCGCGGTCGTCCTGGTGGACACCCGGCGGCTGGCCTCCAGTTTCCGGGCGATCGAGGAGATGGAACGGCAGCAGGTGCCCTTCGTCATCGCCCTCAACGTCTTCCCCGACTCCCAGCACTATCCGGTGGACGAGATCCGGGACGCCCTGGACATCCCCGAGCACATTCCGGTCGTGGCCTTCGACGCACGGGACCGGGCCGCCAGCCGCGATGTGCTCGTCACCCTCATCCACCACCTGCGGGAACGCTCGGCCGTGGCCGTGGAGTCCCGATGA
- a CDS encoding 7-epi-alpha-eudesmol synthase yields MSQDVRFDLPFGTPVSEHLEYARARHLRWVWEMGLVRSRDGFDEYRSWDLPQAAARTYPYASAEDMVVLMNWFSLAFLFDDQFDSGRPDRADLIADVARELIVTPLRPAGSTPRVLCPITAAWAQVWERLSDGMSLTWQTRFAASWGRFLVAHCEEVDLAARGLAGTLGLDEYTAFRRRTVGIHHSIDVGERSRGFEVPARAMAHPLMERMRDLAADTIGFMNDIHSFERERRRGDGHNLIAVLHRERGCSWEEAAAEAYRMTTACLDEYLVLESRVPGMCDELGLDTEERTRVDMGVQAIQHWIEGNYEWALTSGRYAAAKEGAVATAEQAGRGSVDDLLTV; encoded by the coding sequence ATGTCTCAGGACGTCCGGTTCGATCTCCCCTTCGGCACCCCCGTCAGCGAGCATCTGGAGTACGCCCGCGCGCGCCATCTGCGCTGGGTGTGGGAGATGGGCCTGGTCCGCAGCCGGGACGGGTTCGACGAGTACCGGTCCTGGGACCTGCCGCAGGCCGCCGCCCGTACCTATCCGTACGCCTCGGCCGAGGACATGGTCGTCCTGATGAACTGGTTCTCCCTGGCCTTCCTCTTCGACGACCAGTTCGACTCCGGCCGGCCGGACCGCGCGGACCTGATAGCGGACGTGGCACGGGAGCTGATCGTCACCCCGCTGCGGCCGGCGGGAAGCACCCCTCGGGTGCTCTGCCCGATCACGGCGGCCTGGGCGCAGGTCTGGGAACGCCTCTCGGATGGCATGTCCCTGACCTGGCAGACCCGGTTCGCCGCGTCCTGGGGCCGGTTCCTGGTGGCCCACTGCGAGGAGGTCGACCTGGCGGCCCGCGGGCTGGCCGGGACGCTCGGCCTCGACGAGTACACCGCCTTCCGGCGCCGTACCGTCGGCATCCACCACAGCATCGACGTCGGCGAGCGCAGCCGCGGCTTCGAGGTGCCGGCGCGGGCGATGGCGCATCCGCTGATGGAGCGGATGCGTGATCTGGCCGCGGACACCATCGGGTTCATGAACGACATCCACTCCTTCGAGCGGGAGCGGCGCCGCGGCGACGGCCACAACCTGATCGCCGTACTGCACCGGGAACGCGGCTGCTCCTGGGAGGAGGCCGCCGCCGAGGCGTACCGCATGACGACCGCCTGCCTGGACGAGTACCTCGTCCTCGAGTCGCGGGTGCCCGGCATGTGCGACGAACTGGGGCTCGACACGGAGGAACGCACCCGGGTGGACATGGGCGTACAGGCCATTCAGCACTGGATCGAGGGCAACTACGAGTGGGCCCTGACCAGCGGCCGCTACGCGGCGGCGAAGGAGGGAGCGGTGGCCACGGCCGAGCAGGCGGGCCGCGGCTCGGTCGACGACCTGCTGACCGTGTGA
- a CDS encoding DUF742 domain-containing protein, whose translation MSAPRRPSDPSGLERYYVLTQGRSGPGGSASSLDVATLVVSRSAPVPGMQHEHEEIVRHCRDPLSVAELGAHLGLPFNILAVLLSDLLDEGHVEARDPMPAHDAGHGPDLALLEEVLSGLERL comes from the coding sequence ATGAGTGCTCCCCGCCGTCCGTCGGATCCGTCCGGTCTCGAGCGTTACTACGTCCTCACCCAAGGACGCAGCGGACCGGGCGGTTCGGCGTCGAGTCTCGACGTGGCGACCCTCGTCGTCTCCCGCTCGGCCCCCGTCCCGGGGATGCAGCACGAACACGAGGAGATCGTCCGGCACTGCCGCGATCCGCTCTCGGTCGCCGAGCTCGGCGCCCACCTCGGACTGCCGTTCAACATTCTCGCCGTGCTGCTGTCGGACCTGCTGGACGAAGGCCACGTCGAAGCCCGTGACCCCATGCCGGCCCACGACGCCGGCCACGGGCCCGACCTCGCGCTCCTTGAGGAGGTACTCAGTGGACTTGAAAGGCTTTGA
- a CDS encoding RICIN domain-containing protein, giving the protein MKDTGLSHFRVPAHSSEVTDEQLAAELRKWTGATPALHPAGELLDRHWESVFGYARLCTDGPRSAGMLTTAAFTRLFGETLKHNGPGSAWRPQLLLTVRRIAAEWIGDHRRDMLRPDLTAESGDDRRPAARLLPLPERRLLSGAFQRLPQSARCLLWHVEVECEPLHVPAGLLALDEEGAHIELRRARDRLRDEVLQLHGELAPDQECRRYLRLLEVTYRRAGTELDPDLRTHLDGCVHCRHAADQLACFTTGLGTALAEAVLGWSAREYVASRARAADATDEPAAGFTGGGTADEERPSPEDVVHTAFPRPAGGPSDTTDESFTGPAPIPSPPAEEPRAVLTVPPVPDTAPSPAAHPGPHPASRPGRRAAPRTGSRGAVLRAGSRVARKAARRAARRRNLAAGILTVSGLIVLPLVLWTSGGSDAAARGGGRPFETPGAEEGTPSPGDASRPGSGEVVKGALRGRLHNTASGLCVGVVGDRAVAGAETELIACSAGKVQQWTYETDGLLRNAAEPDLCLDSRLGYSVRLARCAGPARADADSARYDFTVQGSLVPRSGQDLGLAPAATDGSGALVLKTRDDSDAQRWAIHASEFDPRKKVVDRDAGGPRG; this is encoded by the coding sequence GTGAAGGACACCGGCCTGTCGCATTTTCGGGTTCCGGCCCATTCGTCCGAGGTGACGGACGAGCAGCTGGCCGCCGAGTTGCGGAAGTGGACGGGTGCCACACCGGCGCTGCACCCCGCCGGTGAACTGCTCGACCGGCACTGGGAGTCGGTCTTCGGGTACGCCCGGCTGTGCACCGACGGCCCGCGGTCCGCCGGGATGCTCACCACCGCCGCGTTCACCCGGCTCTTCGGCGAGACACTGAAGCACAACGGGCCGGGTTCCGCGTGGCGGCCCCAACTCCTGCTCACGGTCCGCAGGATCGCCGCCGAGTGGATCGGTGACCACCGGCGCGACATGCTCCGTCCCGACCTCACCGCCGAGTCCGGTGACGACCGGCGGCCGGCCGCCCGGCTGCTGCCGCTACCCGAACGGCGCCTGCTGTCAGGGGCGTTCCAGCGACTGCCGCAGTCGGCGCGCTGTCTGCTGTGGCACGTGGAGGTCGAGTGCGAACCGCTCCACGTCCCTGCCGGGCTGCTCGCACTGGACGAGGAGGGCGCCCACATCGAACTGCGCCGGGCCCGGGACCGGTTGCGCGACGAAGTCCTCCAGCTCCACGGTGAACTGGCCCCCGACCAGGAGTGCCGGCGCTATCTCCGGCTGCTCGAGGTGACCTACCGGCGAGCGGGCACCGAACTCGACCCGGACCTGCGCACACACCTGGACGGCTGCGTCCACTGCCGGCACGCCGCGGACCAACTCGCCTGCTTCACCACCGGACTCGGCACGGCCCTGGCGGAGGCGGTCCTCGGCTGGAGCGCACGGGAGTACGTGGCGAGCCGGGCACGGGCGGCCGACGCCACCGACGAGCCGGCGGCCGGGTTCACGGGCGGCGGTACGGCGGACGAGGAGCGGCCGTCGCCCGAGGACGTCGTCCACACGGCCTTCCCCCGCCCCGCGGGCGGGCCCTCGGACACGACGGACGAGTCGTTCACCGGCCCGGCGCCGATCCCGTCCCCTCCCGCCGAGGAGCCCCGCGCCGTCCTCACCGTCCCCCCGGTCCCGGACACCGCCCCGTCTCCCGCCGCGCACCCCGGCCCTCACCCCGCTTCCCGCCCCGGGCGACGTGCGGCACCCCGCACCGGTTCTCGCGGAGCCGTGCTCCGCGCCGGTTCCCGCGTCGCCCGGAAGGCCGCCCGCCGGGCCGCGCGCCGGCGCAACCTCGCCGCGGGCATCCTCACGGTCAGCGGGCTGATCGTCCTTCCGCTGGTGCTGTGGACCTCGGGTGGCTCCGACGCCGCCGCGCGGGGCGGCGGCCGTCCCTTTGAAACCCCCGGCGCCGAGGAGGGCACCCCGTCGCCCGGCGACGCCTCGCGGCCCGGCTCCGGCGAGGTGGTGAAGGGCGCTCTGCGCGGCCGGCTGCACAACACCGCCTCCGGCCTGTGCGTCGGTGTGGTCGGCGACCGGGCCGTCGCGGGCGCCGAGACCGAGCTCATCGCCTGCTCGGCGGGCAAGGTCCAGCAGTGGACGTACGAGACGGACGGGCTGCTGCGCAACGCCGCGGAACCGGACCTGTGCCTCGACTCCCGTCTCGGTTACTCGGTGCGGCTGGCCCGGTGCGCGGGCCCGGCGCGGGCGGACGCCGACAGCGCGCGCTACGACTTCACCGTTCAGGGCAGCCTGGTGCCCCGCTCCGGCCAGGACCTGGGGCTGGCACCCGCGGCGACCGACGGCTCGGGCGCCCTCGTCCTCAAGACCCGCGACGATTCGGACGCCCAGCGCTGGGCGATCCACGCCTCGGAGTTCGACCCGCGGAAGAAGGTCGTCGACCGGGACGCCGGCGGACCGCGCGGGTGA
- a CDS encoding DUF4235 domain-containing protein, with protein sequence MAKKTKKKKLPLAYKPIGFALGWTSGTLAGLAFQKTWKVLRHEDDAPDALDRDRRWGEILLAAAIQGAIFAAVRSAVDRAGAKAIERSTGYWPVPDKGGRD encoded by the coding sequence GTGGCGAAGAAGACCAAGAAGAAGAAGCTGCCCCTGGCGTACAAGCCCATCGGGTTCGCGCTGGGCTGGACGAGCGGCACCCTGGCGGGGCTCGCCTTCCAGAAGACATGGAAGGTGCTCCGGCACGAGGACGACGCGCCCGACGCACTGGACCGGGACCGCCGCTGGGGCGAGATCCTGCTGGCCGCCGCGATCCAGGGCGCCATCTTCGCGGCGGTACGCAGTGCCGTGGACCGCGCGGGCGCCAAGGCCATCGAGCGCTCGACGGGCTACTGGCCGGTCCCGGACAAGGGCGGACGTGACTGA
- a CDS encoding roadblock/LC7 domain-containing protein, with amino-acid sequence MTQQGNDVSWALRDLVESIQEIRFALVASSDGKAITSFGADDPDDVDRFAAVVAGLQALAQPVAEQFPSYAGQLRLAMIEVDGGHLFVVRAGVETYLGVLAREGLDQGLLGHQMRDLARRMGELLGTTVRLEEHSG; translated from the coding sequence ATGACACAACAGGGAAACGACGTGAGCTGGGCGCTCCGCGATCTCGTCGAGAGCATCCAGGAGATCCGCTTCGCCCTTGTGGCCTCCAGCGACGGCAAGGCCATCACCTCCTTCGGGGCGGACGACCCCGACGACGTGGACCGCTTCGCGGCCGTGGTGGCCGGTCTGCAGGCGCTGGCCCAGCCGGTCGCCGAGCAGTTCCCCTCCTACGCGGGGCAGCTGCGGCTGGCGATGATCGAGGTCGACGGCGGCCACCTCTTCGTGGTCCGCGCCGGAGTGGAGACCTACCTCGGCGTCCTCGCCCGCGAGGGCCTCGACCAGGGCCTGCTGGGACACCAGATGAGAGACCTCGCCCGCAGAATGGGAGAGCTCCTCGGCACCACTGTGCGCCTGGAGGAGCACTCTGGATGA
- a CDS encoding SpoIIE family protein phosphatase, whose amino-acid sequence MRPDDPFDDPVTARAVIAADGTLVRWNEGARLLLGHSAEEVVGRPAADLLAAGAAPPPAPSGTRWNGTLALRHQNGGTVTVWVLAHRVRREDGGTGDWLAVTPLGSGKTDPAEDPLLRAAMYQSPCATAVFDRDLRLRGVNDAMAALLGLPAHQLRGLRPTELGGRPRYFELERHMSQVLQSGRGHDMQTRARPSGAGRTQAWLARIAPLTDDGGRVAGVCVTAHDFTEQYSSRARLQLVNEASIRIGTTLDVTRTAQELAEVCVPALADFVSVDLLEQNDLGTDATDPPTLPVVLRRVAHRSHDPGGFESIADPDEVIVYPATAPQADSLIAGHSVVASVPSGDLNPWLAADETRARQVRELGVHSILSVPLQARGTTLGVAVFTRFRHPESFTHDDVLLAEEVTARAAVCIDNARRYSRERETTRTLRRSLLPRGLPRTAAVDSASRYLPAARSGVGGDWFDVIPLSGMRVAIVVGDVAGRGIQASATMSRLRTAVRTLADIDLAPDELLTHVDDLVLHLAHESAGDGDGGRGEAADGGHGEVGATCLYAVYDPVSRRCTLARAGHPPPVLVPPDEPARVLDLPSGPPLGLGGLPFESVELELSEGSVLAFYTDGLTEGPAGAPEAGRPALTDALANAASGSLDEACDRVLGTLLGPGSRTEDAALLLTRTRGLPSSQVATWDIPADPALVSPVRKQVLDQLDVWSLAEASFTAELVVSELVTNAIRYGAPPIRLRLICDAATATLICEVSDTSHTAPHLRRAKTWDEGGRGLLLVAQLTQRWGSRHTAEGKTIWAELGPLEQEEP is encoded by the coding sequence ATGAGGCCGGACGACCCGTTCGACGATCCGGTGACGGCCCGCGCCGTCATCGCCGCCGACGGCACCCTCGTGCGGTGGAACGAAGGTGCCCGGCTGCTGCTGGGCCACAGCGCCGAGGAGGTGGTCGGCCGCCCCGCGGCCGATCTGCTCGCCGCCGGCGCCGCACCGCCCCCAGCGCCGTCGGGCACACGCTGGAACGGCACGCTCGCGCTTCGGCACCAGAACGGCGGCACCGTCACCGTATGGGTGCTCGCCCACCGCGTCCGGCGGGAGGACGGCGGCACCGGCGACTGGCTGGCCGTCACACCGCTGGGGTCCGGGAAGACCGATCCGGCCGAGGATCCGCTGCTCCGGGCGGCCATGTACCAGTCCCCGTGCGCCACCGCGGTCTTCGACCGGGACCTGCGCCTGCGCGGCGTCAACGACGCGATGGCGGCCCTCCTCGGGCTGCCGGCCCACCAGCTGCGCGGGCTCAGGCCCACCGAGCTGGGCGGCCGGCCCCGGTACTTCGAGCTGGAGCGGCACATGAGCCAGGTGCTGCAAAGCGGCCGGGGCCACGACATGCAGACCCGCGCACGCCCTTCCGGGGCGGGTCGCACACAGGCCTGGCTGGCCCGGATCGCGCCGCTCACCGACGACGGCGGCCGGGTGGCCGGCGTCTGCGTGACGGCCCACGACTTCACCGAGCAGTACAGCTCGCGGGCACGGCTGCAGCTCGTCAACGAGGCCAGCATCCGCATCGGCACCACCCTCGACGTCACCCGGACGGCGCAGGAGCTGGCGGAGGTCTGTGTGCCGGCGCTCGCCGACTTCGTCAGCGTCGACCTGCTCGAGCAGAACGACCTGGGTACCGACGCCACCGATCCGCCGACCCTCCCGGTCGTGCTGCGCCGGGTGGCCCACCGGTCCCACGACCCGGGCGGTTTCGAGTCGATCGCCGACCCGGACGAGGTGATCGTCTACCCGGCCACCGCGCCCCAGGCCGATTCGCTGATCGCCGGTCACAGCGTCGTCGCCTCGGTGCCCTCGGGCGATCTCAATCCGTGGCTCGCGGCCGACGAGACCCGCGCCCGGCAGGTCCGGGAGCTCGGCGTCCACTCGATCCTGTCCGTCCCCCTCCAGGCCCGCGGTACCACTCTCGGCGTCGCGGTGTTCACCCGGTTCCGGCACCCCGAGTCCTTCACCCACGACGACGTGCTGCTGGCCGAGGAGGTCACGGCACGGGCCGCCGTCTGCATCGACAACGCCCGCCGCTACTCCCGTGAACGCGAGACCACCCGCACGCTCCGGCGCAGCCTGCTCCCCCGCGGCCTGCCCCGGACGGCCGCGGTGGACTCCGCCTCCCGGTATCTGCCGGCCGCGCGCTCCGGCGTGGGCGGCGACTGGTTCGACGTGATCCCGCTGTCCGGGATGCGGGTGGCCATCGTGGTGGGGGACGTCGCCGGCCGCGGCATCCAGGCCTCCGCGACGATGAGCCGGCTGCGTACGGCCGTCCGTACCCTCGCCGACATCGATCTGGCCCCCGACGAACTCCTCACCCACGTCGACGACCTGGTCCTGCACCTCGCCCACGAGTCGGCCGGCGACGGTGACGGCGGCCGTGGCGAGGCCGCCGACGGCGGTCACGGCGAGGTCGGCGCGACCTGCCTGTACGCGGTGTACGACCCGGTGTCCCGGCGCTGCACCCTGGCACGGGCGGGGCATCCGCCGCCCGTCCTGGTTCCGCCGGACGAGCCGGCCCGCGTGCTCGACCTGCCGTCCGGACCGCCGCTGGGCCTGGGCGGCCTGCCCTTCGAGTCCGTGGAGCTGGAGTTGTCCGAGGGCTCCGTGCTGGCGTTCTACACCGACGGGCTGACCGAAGGCCCGGCGGGCGCCCCGGAAGCCGGCCGTCCGGCGCTCACCGACGCCCTGGCGAACGCGGCCTCGGGGTCGCTCGACGAGGCCTGCGACCGTGTCCTGGGCACCCTGCTCGGTCCGGGCAGCAGGACGGAGGACGCGGCCCTGCTGCTGACCCGTACCCGCGGGCTGCCGTCCTCCCAGGTCGCCACCTGGGACATCCCGGCCGACCCGGCGCTGGTCTCACCGGTCCGCAAACAGGTCCTGGACCAGCTGGACGTCTGGTCCCTGGCCGAGGCGTCGTTCACCGCCGAGCTGGTGGTGAGCGAGCTGGTCACCAACGCGATCCGCTACGGAGCCCCGCCCATCCGGCTCCGGCTCATCTGCGACGCGGCGACGGCGACGCTGATCTGCGAGGTGTCCGACACCAGCCACACCGCCCCGCACCTGCGGCGCGCCAAGACCTGGGACGAGGGCGGACGGGGGCTGCTCCTGGTCGCCCAGCTCACCCAGCGGTGGGGCAGCAGGCACACCGCCGAGGGCAAGACCATCTGGGCCGAACTGGGACCGCTGGAGCAGGAGGAGCCGTGA
- a CDS encoding cytochrome P450, with the protein MSDPTENAPGAARGCPVAHHGADLTRLYGQGVAGDPDGVQEQLRKEHGSVAPVLLEGDVPAWLVLGYRDNRRVLDNPRQFTRDARIWRDRREGRVADTSPLVPMLGWRPDCVSQDGEPHRRLRGAVTDGLQAAAGRGVRRHATHFANKEIDAFADSGSADLVSDYADYLPMLVLTRVLGLPEAEGRDLVESCAQVLKGGEDAVAHDSRIQEILGALVVRKRSEPGSDLTTALLAHHAGLDEDEVVSHLRLVLIAGHTTTSNLLARVLQLVLTDTARLSGLISGRLNVSAVVEEVMWNSPPLAVLPGRFATSDLELGGHRVREGDLLVLGLAAGNQDPEIRPDAGVSVQGNQSHLAFSGGPHECPGQNIGLAVIEIAVDVLLHRLRDLRLAVPPGELSSTASTWETRLDRLPVEFSV; encoded by the coding sequence ATGAGCGACCCGACCGAGAACGCCCCCGGCGCGGCCCGCGGCTGCCCCGTCGCCCACCACGGCGCGGACCTCACCCGGCTGTACGGGCAGGGCGTGGCCGGTGACCCGGACGGCGTCCAGGAGCAGCTGCGCAAGGAACACGGGTCGGTCGCGCCGGTGCTCCTGGAGGGCGACGTGCCGGCCTGGCTGGTGCTCGGCTACCGGGACAACCGCCGGGTGCTCGACAACCCCCGCCAGTTCACCCGGGACGCCCGGATCTGGCGGGACCGGCGGGAGGGGCGCGTCGCGGACACCTCACCGCTGGTCCCGATGCTCGGCTGGCGCCCCGACTGCGTCTCCCAGGACGGCGAGCCGCACCGCAGGCTGCGCGGAGCCGTCACCGACGGACTCCAGGCCGCGGCCGGCCGCGGTGTCCGACGGCACGCCACGCACTTCGCGAACAAGGAGATCGACGCCTTCGCGGATTCGGGCAGCGCCGATCTGGTGAGCGACTACGCCGACTACCTGCCGATGCTGGTACTCACCCGCGTCCTGGGGCTGCCCGAGGCGGAGGGGCGCGACCTGGTCGAGTCCTGCGCCCAGGTCCTCAAGGGCGGCGAGGACGCCGTCGCGCACGACAGCCGCATCCAGGAGATCCTCGGGGCGCTCGTCGTGCGCAAGCGGTCCGAACCCGGCAGTGACCTCACCACCGCCCTGCTGGCCCACCACGCCGGTCTCGACGAGGACGAGGTGGTCAGCCATCTGCGGCTGGTGCTGATCGCCGGCCACACCACCACCAGCAACCTGCTGGCCAGGGTGCTCCAACTGGTCCTCACGGACACCGCGCGGCTCTCCGGGCTGATCAGCGGCCGGCTGAACGTCTCCGCGGTCGTCGAGGAGGTCATGTGGAACAGCCCGCCGCTGGCCGTGCTGCCGGGCCGGTTCGCCACCAGTGACCTGGAACTCGGCGGCCACCGCGTCCGCGAGGGCGACCTGCTGGTGCTGGGTCTCGCGGCGGGCAACCAGGACCCCGAGATCCGCCCGGACGCCGGGGTGTCCGTGCAGGGCAACCAGTCGCACCTGGCGTTCAGCGGCGGGCCGCACGAGTGCCCGGGCCAGAACATCGGCCTGGCCGTCATCGAGATCGCCGTGGACGTCCTGCTGCACCGGCTGCGGGACCTGCGCCTGGCGGTGCCGCCGGGGGAACTGTCCTCGACCGCCTCCACCTGGGAGACCCGGCTGGACCGCCTGCCCGTCGAGTTCAGCGTCTGA
- a CDS encoding VOC family protein, with protein MALVHAGVVVLDCAEPEKLAEFYRELLEAEVADADANRVEIRAADGFRLALRRDVNTTAPSWPRPENSLQAHLEFVVEDLDAAERLIVSLGGRAVETREVTGPREERGYADPAGHSFTLRRGVPVGPKQG; from the coding sequence ATGGCACTGGTACATGCCGGAGTGGTGGTGCTCGACTGCGCCGAGCCCGAGAAGCTCGCCGAGTTCTACCGGGAGCTGCTGGAGGCCGAGGTGGCCGACGCCGACGCCAACCGGGTGGAGATCCGGGCCGCCGACGGTTTCCGGCTGGCGCTGCGCCGCGACGTCAACACCACCGCCCCGAGCTGGCCGCGCCCCGAGAACTCGCTCCAGGCGCACCTGGAGTTCGTGGTCGAGGACCTGGACGCCGCAGAACGCCTGATCGTGAGCCTCGGCGGCCGTGCGGTGGAGACGAGGGAGGTCACCGGACCCCGGGAGGAACGCGGCTACGCCGACCCGGCCGGGCACTCCTTCACCCTGCGCCGCGGGGTACCGGTGGGGCCGAAACAGGGCTGA
- a CDS encoding DUF4232 domain-containing protein: protein MNAFHTIGVRAFVRRAAVLTGTLTVLGAVASCGTGTAAPGVTTAPDAGAASASVVTASARTADRATARCHTSELRARVGGVDPGAGQRNFPVVLTNVSSHACTLYGHPGAAFVDASGRQLGPDPKRSPGDAVRVALEPGESAWAGLRYSAPGISGARTATPAALLVTPPDERDSLKVPWTAGAVPIAGDFSAVFVTVLSEGTGP from the coding sequence GTGAACGCTTTCCACACCATCGGGGTCAGGGCCTTCGTGCGTCGGGCGGCTGTCCTCACGGGCACGCTGACGGTGCTCGGCGCGGTGGCGTCCTGCGGCACCGGCACCGCGGCCCCCGGGGTCACCACAGCCCCGGATGCCGGGGCCGCCTCCGCTTCTGTCGTCACTGCCTCCGCAAGGACTGCCGACCGCGCCACGGCCCGCTGCCACACCTCCGAGTTGCGCGCCCGGGTCGGTGGTGTGGATCCGGGCGCGGGTCAGCGCAACTTCCCCGTCGTACTGACCAACGTCTCCTCCCACGCCTGCACCCTGTACGGCCATCCCGGCGCCGCCTTCGTGGACGCGTCCGGCAGGCAGCTCGGCCCCGACCCGAAGCGCTCCCCCGGGGACGCCGTACGCGTCGCGCTGGAGCCCGGCGAGAGCGCGTGGGCGGGGCTGCGGTACTCCGCGCCCGGCATCAGCGGGGCGCGCACGGCCACCCCTGCGGCGCTGCTGGTGACCCCGCCGGACGAGCGGGACTCCCTGAAGGTGCCGTGGACGGCCGGTGCCGTGCCCATCGCCGGTGACTTCTCCGCGGTGTTCGTCACGGTACTGAGCGAGGGCACCGGCCCCTGA